Below is a genomic region from Molothrus ater isolate BHLD 08-10-18 breed brown headed cowbird chromosome 15, BPBGC_Mater_1.1, whole genome shotgun sequence.
CTGAGTCAGTGCCTGTTTGGCTCAGGACCTGCTCCTGGGCCTTTCCTTTGAGTCTCACAAGCCCACAGTAGCAACAGAGCTGAAATTTGGAAGTTTCCAAGTGGTGCTGCCCCacctctgcagggcacagggaattcTGCCCAGGCATTCCAAGGAAGAGCTCAGGCTGGTTACAGCTCCTTCCCTTTGGTGGCATCTAATGGTTTTAACCTGCAACTCGAGCCACCAGCCATAAATAAAGGAGATGTAAATCTGCCTCTCTTAGCCCTTTCTGCTGTCATATGATTTCCCCTGATGTGCAGGAACTTGTCCCTGTAGCAACACTCCAGTTCTGCAAGAGTTCACCTTCTATTGAAGAAAAGAAGGGTTTGAGGACTGGGAAAACCAAGCTGAAAAAGCAACACATAACCCACATGCCTCATTAATTCAGTAACTTTTGCAGAACTTGAATATAtgccaagattttttttttttttgcaggcttttaaaattatttaggaaTTCACTCTCATTGGTAGAATTTTAGTTGAAATTAATGACTAATGAAGTAAACCCAGAGCTGTTCAGTGGCCACTGCTGCCTCTTGCTCCATTAAGAGCAGAACAGACACAGCTGCCATGAGGACACAaagggaattttaaaataaaattagggcTGAGGGAGGTCACAGCAGTGTCTGAGGCAGGGAAAATGAGCCTGTGTGGAGCAAAACTTCTCCAGAGCCTGAGGGAGAAGAAACAATGTAGAAGActgcttctctttatttttttttcctggagtcAGTCTGTAATGCAGAAATGAGTGCAGGAAGAACTGGGCAATTCAGCAATAACCTGCAACAAGAGATAACAAATGGGAACAGACAACAATAGCAAGAAGAGTgaagagcaaagcagcagagctttgctgttCTGGCATTCCCTAAACACCTCCATCTGACCCTCAGCTGAGATAAACTCACcccaaattttcattttatgccAATGGGAGAGTCCATGCCAAGAGGTGATGAACACAAGCCAAACCCTGCAGTGTCTctgagaagggagggaggggaatgCTGTGCATTCCAGGGGGAGTGTGGGACCCAAGGGATTTAACAGAAAAGcccaaaatacaattttataaCTGAAAAGGCTGTTGGAAGGTGCCCTGAGAGGAATAAATGGTTTTATGCCTTTGTCAGAGTTAGTCACTGATCTGAGAGAGAGAGGTGTCTAATACAGACTCCATAAAGAACATGGAGTTTATGTGCTGGAACATTTTGCCAACTTGATCTGAATTccagccttttatttttcaagaatgTTACCAGGCTGCACTAATACAGAAAGATGGTGAGGAAAAAGTAACACTGGGAGGTCAGAATTAAGAACTGGAGTTGCCCAGGGAACAACgtaaaacaataaaattcaAATGCAGGCTGCACACCCccacaaagagagaaaatggagaaactacaagagaaagagcagaagaaTTCAGTGTGTTAGAGAACTATCATTTAACTCAGGAAGAAGGCAGTTCCCAATGAATTAGGATTTAATTTCCAGATGTCTTTATGACATTTTAGTGGTTAGtgcaaacagagaaaatggagaaatgaTAATTAAGCAAACAAAAGCCATAAGGAGAATCAGCTTTTCTCTAACTGCCTCCTTTCTTTGTTGGATATAAAAATCTGTCAGCTTTCCTatgtctgtttttaaaaaaatacataaatgaaaTGCCAGTGAAATTAGGAATGTGTGGAGGACTTCAGGGCATAAGACATTCAAGAACAATGCTTGAAAGAAAAGGTtctctgttctggttttgtaaCCATTTTGAATACAGATTTTAGCTGCAGATTAAAAGATCCCAAGGAGCTTGTTTCAAGGATGTACGAGGAACTTCTAGAATCAACTTGGATGTTAATACAATTTGCAGAACAGAAGAGAAACTGTAGCTAAAGCTGTGTAAGAGTAGTAATAGAAACTAAAACTTTAGCGTTGATTGGAATTTTCATAAGTTTATACGGAAAAAAACAATCTATTTCTTTAGGAGAAAAGTTCCCTGTAAATAAAATCTATAAACCCTGTGCCTCAGGGCAAGGGTCTTTATGGATCCTCCTGTGAAGCAGGTAAAATAACCTGGTTCTGCACAGAGCTGGTCAGGAGTATGGCCACAGGGATAATGAAAATAGACATTCTGCAGCCTAATCAATTACTGCTATGCTGCATAATTACATAAACAGgccccaaagctgctgctgaaaccAATGGCAAAAAAAACTTCTACAGATAAAAATACTTCTTCAAGGCAACTTCTTTTTGAAGCAGTAAATACATGCTTGTGTTCCAAGAACATTCTTGAGGCATCTTCTAGCAGTAACTTCTGGGAATGTTGTTAATTCACACCAATGCCTTGGTGCAAAACCCTGTGGGAACGTGGGGGATGAGCTGGGCTACATGACCTACATCTTATCCCAAATATCAGAGCATGACAGGCTGCTCTGAGACCAACATCCCAGGagcatttccttctctctgccttaCTGCAGACCAGctttctaatttcttttatcATTTCACAACCATTTGCCTATTTTTTGGCCTTGTGTGTTGCTTAAGAGGCTTTGGCAAGCAGTCAGGAATTATTTCCAAGAGTGGTGGAGAAGGAGAGGCCAAGGGTGATGAGTTAATAAAGCAGTGTGGGGATGGTGGTGGAGTGCTGGCATGGGATGGTGCTTCTCAAACTCCATGAGGACATGCAGAAGCTGCTTGTTAAAAATGCAGCTCATTCCTTAATGGGTTTAATACTAATCTCTACCAGGTGTTACCACTGGCTACCTGCAGAGCAGTGTTTCACCTGCATTCAGTCTCTGAggctgagggacaggacaggatggTACCAGAGACCACTGAGTAGTCACTGCAGAAATCGCTCATTTTGGCTGATCTGAAAAATTCACAACACCCTTATGTTGATTACACCACACAAAACCAACAGGTATTTGTCTCCAGACCCTGAGGATTGCTGCAATTTCTTCACAAATGTCATGTATTTGTCAGCTGAGGCAACGGCTTTGTGACACTTCTCACATGTCAACacatacaaaataattttttccctaaatttttttaaacaagggTTAAATTTCCAGGCAATACATTCTCAAGAACATCACAGTATCACAAGTTGTGGTGTGTTTGGATGCCTGCAGGCTCACTTCTTCCAGGAGATAAAAGCAGCACACACTGATTTTTACCCTGAAACTCAAATGCCACATTTCCTGTTTTTACACTGTgagcaaaaatgttttctgttaaaaagTGGGAGGGAAGCAAAGCACTTTagggaaaaagaagttttaagaTTGGAAGACagtcccagaatggtttgggttagaaggaaCTtttaagatcatccagttccacccccttcactatcccaggttgttccaaaccctttccaacctggccttggacagttccagggatggggcagccccaacTGCCCCAGGCAATCTGTTCCTGCCTTATAAATACAGAAGCACTTTCAAATGGGGTGTGCAACTGGGTAATCTCACTCTGCACAAGAGACACAAAGGGCAGAAACAGTCAGAGATAAAATTTAAACACTTTAGAAAGCTTTATCTTagacaaacaaaaccattccaaaaaaaaaacattcccCTGCTTGTCCTCCTTGTCCCCACACTAACTTTTCCAAGGCAGggtctgtttttttccctaatttttctAACAGGAAGGAGACAGATTTTCTTAAGATTCTTGGGTGGGTCTCACAAGCAGAGGCCTTGCCTGGAGCTACCAAATAATTAAATCAGTGATATCAGCAGTGAGGATGAAATTCCCTTTACTGGTAAAGAATTAAAGGGTTCCTCACCTGAATATTATTTCCCTTGTGTTAGCCAACCCTGTAACTAATTCCATTAGTGTTCTTTTCCCTCTCATGCTCACACAGTGCAGAATGTTGATGTAGGTAATGGATTTACCAACACCTGGGGTTTGACTTCACACTACATTAGCATAAAAAGAATATaggaaataaataatctttGATAAAGAATGCCCATTCTATGCCTACCCTAGACTTTACATCCAGTAAATTTTAAAGGATCATTTTCATGAGAGATTTTTACCATCATTTTTGTTTGCAAACTCAGATTGCTACTACAGCAGATAAGCAAAGCCTCCTTATTGCTATCTTGAGAAAACCAgcattattaaattttttttcccccaataaaTTGTATTCCAAGACTCAGTACAAGGAAGGTTTGTTTCACAGGAGGAAATGTGCATTCAAAGAACAATTATGAAAGTAACGAGGATGTTCCTAATTTCTCACTGTTACCTTGCACTGTGACAAAAGGAAACAAGTTATTTCTCTCTaagaaaggcagaaggaaagagaCAGCTGTAAAGCAAGTTCTACAGGGATGTCCTCCCACAGTGTTTGGGAGGCAAATATGAAGATTCAGCaagtatttaaaattcattaaaatattaacttaGGGTATGAAATACATAGAGATAGACTATCTAAGACTAACCTTTAAAAAGGCTTTCTTTTCCAGGGCATTCATTATGAATGGAGGAATTGCTGCAAATAAGATAAAAAAGGCATTAACCTTGGAGAGAATGGCACtttgttttcatcttctgtTTAGCTGAACTAATACCATTATACAATTGTCACAGCTTTTTGTCATtcactgtattttcatttcacattgCCAGCTAGATTGGTATTTACAAAagtgaataataaaatattaacaggCAAAACCTGCAATTTCACCAGTAACTAAACCTTAGCTCAGTTATTTGGCACTGGCAGAGCACCTAAACCAACTCCAAGCAAGTGGAATTTGCTCCCATTCCTTTGCTCTCTGGATCTTTTCTGCAGAAGCATCCCAGgagcttccctgctgcagctcagtggaACACACTGAGGATGCTCCCACATTTCCCTGGGGAAGTTCTAAACAGTTCTAAACAGAAAGGCCAACACTGCCTGGGGAACTGTAAGGTAATTTGAACCCTGAGGAAAATCACTTGGATAGAACAGAATCTCCTCACTGCAGGGACTGATTATCAGGACTGCACAGGATTTATCCTTACccatgccaggagcagccatCAGAATCCTGGATATCACCACCTGGGCAATtgcctgctgagctgctttggaTGAATCACCCAGTCTTTTTCCATCCTCATCCGTGACAGGAATTCCAAACTGGATTTCCCTGTTGAATAAGGGGTAAAAGATAAAGCAGTGATGGATGTGAACTtattttttcaccattttttgTCACCTTATCTTTGTTCCTTAAAATTGTCAATTGTAAGAATtatgtggtttattttattttctaagtgAGTCTGTTTGTAACATTCCttggcacaaaaaaaaataaattcaaaaggcagagaaagatCAAGGAAAAATATGTTGAGAAGTTATCAACTGAATATTTGTAACAGCAATCTGCTTCTTGAGTCTGGTCACAGCAttccaagggggaaaaaaaagagatgatttTTCTGGGTTCCACAGAAGGGAGAGGTCCCTTTACACATTAATTCAGAAAAGTGGAATTTTCTGGACTGCTCTGGAAGTGGAGCCTGTCCTATCTGACAGCTCATGGAACACAGGAAGATTATTTTCACTGAGTTGAAACAGGAGGCTCTGTGAAAATTCCCCCCTGGCATTCTAGTCTGAGCTGTCATTTCAACCATGAAGAAATATACTTGAAAGTATAAAAGGAGGCACAAACCAAACTATGTTTCTGTAACTGCACTATTTTCTATTAGATCTTTTGCTCAAGTGCAAGGTTAGGTGTTAAACTCATACTGGGAGAAGTGCAGAGAACAGCAAATATCCTCAGGACTGCCTTTATTCTTCTCTTCAGATTTTTCAAAAGATAAAATGCTACCACAGATCAACTTCCATTGTAAAGTCTAAATATTGTCTTTTCTGCCCATAACCTTGTGTCTATAATAGGATGctttaaatttgcttttcccTACTACTATTCTTATTCCTAGCCAAAtcacaacacagaaaaaaagtttgtttctGACAAACTGCACATTTTTGTCACCTCAATGATTAAACAGAACTGCAGAGCCTGACTTCTATGACTaagctctgcaggtgggattTCAAGCACCTTTTTTGAAATGACTGTTTTTCCCAAGTGTAGCTGCTATTCAAAGGTCCATGTGATCAAAGTTTTGAAGGAACCAGTAAGTGGTTTCTGAGATCCAAGACTGAAGAACTCTTTGGTATTTATCTGAAGAGAATTATTATGTTCTATTTTATAGCTGTTACAAACAACCAGTCAAAACATCATGCATGAGGTTTCTGCAAGGTTCTGAAACAAGCTAAAGATacaaaatgtgctttatttAGTAACTTGCTGATCTACCAACTGAACAACATCTTTTCTTCCAGCATGAGTgatctttgttctttttcctaCCTTTGTCTCATTAGTGGAATATTGATGCAGTTGGCAgaagcaacagcagcaaaaggaacaAACCTCCCTATAAGAGGCGAGACGcgctggaaaacacagagagagggagaaaaaaggaaaataaaaatatacataattATTGAAATGCTTCAGCTGCTAGTGACAGAccagatttatttcctttacatCAAAATTCAGTGAAAACTCACTGGTGGGGCAGAGATAGAACAAGCTTCAAACAAGAAATAAGTCATAAATGCTTCTCTCAGGAGTGAGCAGTGGCAGGAGAGTGGCCATTCTGAATTTCTTAGCATCACAGGGAAGTGTAATTAAAACTCCAATTAATTTCCCAAGTGCTATTAGATGCCTTGAAAGGtgaaaaagaaactggaaaaaaggCACCTTATTAGACAGAGTCTGCATGAACCAAACATGGGCTGTTTGACAGATATGCATGAACTCATCTCCACAGGGAAAGAAAGTTGGGATCTAAAGAAATGAGCAGCCATAACAATTccacagtgggagctgtgcatGGCACAgatgcagcagaggagaaatgagCTGTGAGCTTCTCACAGGACATCACAGTTTgggaagaatagaaaaaaataccagcaaTACCTTTGCTAGTGAATTAAGTCCTAAGGCTGTAGCGACAGCACCTGTGGTGGCAGAAACAtaggctgttcccagctggctaaaacagaaatgaaaatgtttgtaCATGCACAGCTACATTGAAAAACAATTACATTTTACACACACAGTTATCCCCCAGAAGTTAAATAGGCTTTCTTGTGCTACTGCAGTAAGGTGGGGATGGAAGATCTAAATGGGACACTGAATTAAACACTTTGATTTCACTAGCAGTAAAATCTTATTCAAGCCACATTGTAATACTGAATCAGGTTCTGCTGGTTGTGTGTTGCTGCCTGTTCAGCATTTTCTCATGTACCTGAATGAACACCTTGAAGGGTTAgttctttatttaatttcctaATTGCTTAACCTAGTAAAATCAGTTTGGATTTCCAAGGCCATGTCTATAATAGTAATTAAAATCAACCATACCAAACCCCATACAGCCAGACCAGCTATGCTGCAAACACCCAAATCCAACCCAACCTGCCCCAAACCACACTTTACATACTTCCCAGCTAGGAGGTGTCTCTGTATGCTGGAATCCACAGTTTGCTCCCAGACATCTTTAAGCAAGTCAGCCTCAAAACCAGAAAGTCAAGTACTGCAATTCCAGTTTTCTATtaatagaatggtttgggaggAACCATGGAGTTCATtccattccacccctgccatgggcagggacaccttccattatcccaggttgctccaagccccatccagcctggccttggacatttccagggatggggcagccacagcttccctgggtaactgtgccagggcctcaccaccttcacagggaagattttttctgtttatccaacctaaatttcccctcttttagTTTGAGATGTCTTGCTTTCCTCATCTATTTAATCTCTTTCCCAGACATCAAGTAGAAACAAGCACAGACCAGCTGAAGGAATCTCATTTTGTAAATGAACCCTCAGCGtggtgtgtgctggcactgagaaggTGGCACAGTGACACAGCTAAAGGCCCCCACAAAATATCAGCTTAGAAATATTCTGGTAGGACACCAAACTGATGAGGAAAACTTGCAAATAGTTGACTGAGCCCTGAAACACTGACTCCTGTTAAATCCTGCTAAGTGCTCTTGATCAAGGTGCTCAGGCTTGTCTTTAATGGCAGAAATGGAGttctcagctctgcccttctcATCTGTGCATATCAAATTAATAATTAGTACAGATGGAAAAACTTATCCCTGTCTCACCTCAAACTTTAATGCCCAACCATGTTCAAGTACACCAGAGAGCTATTTCTATTCATCAGAACGATGAGGTTTAGTGCCTGACCTGACAGTGATGGGGGCATCCCCGCTCCTGTTGGTGTAGTTCACTATAGCATTGAAGGACTGGTTGACCCACTGCCAGAAAAGCACTGCTGGTGTCgttcttgaaaagaaaaacaattgtaattattgttattaaacTCACAGTTGGATTAACAGCACAAGAAAATTATGACAAATCAAGAAAAGCCACTGCAAGCAGTAACCATGCAGAAGTTCTTGCTTATTTGAATGAAACAATACAGTCAGTGAGATACTGATACTTGATAGTCATTTTagaagaagaatttaaaaatcaccTCATTTTGAACCTGAATAATAATgcaaagaaaagggagagagcTTCTCTAAGTGTTATAGATAATAACAGAACAAGCAGTTTGCAGGAGGCAGTGCTTGGGAATGGGTACCTGTCCTGTGGGTTTGATTCATACTCTTGACAGCAATTTAAAGCACACACATGTTTTATAAACACCATCCAAAACTGGGGTGTGTGTCAGGAGTTTGTATAATCTCAGCACCCaaaaggctgctgctgtttcctctgAGCTCCCACCAGTTCCTGCATCCTGTGTCAAAAACTGTCTCTAACACTGAGGCTGCTAAGAGAGCACTGGCTCTGCTTCAGTGGTTTCACTGTCCTGGAGATTCCAGAACCACTGAGGAAATGCAGGGGAGCTGCAGAAACTCCACAACCAATGGTCATGTCTATAACAGTAATTAAAACCAACATTCCGAGTACTCACGGGGCAGAGAGAACATCCTGCATGCCAGTAAGGCTGGAAATTCCCAGGGATCTCCTTGTCTTTGTCCTCCACACAGATGGAATTTTGGAACATTTCCCAGTTTGAGGGAAAGTGGGATGGTGAAGGAGAAGGGCTAAGGGCTTATCTCAAAACTACTTCTAGAAAGAACCGTTAATCAACGGGAGGGaatgaggagagagaagaggaaaaggaaggaaaatttcacatttaaaaatatttacaataaatcTTTTGACAATAACATTGATTTTCACTTCTCTAATTCACAGgcaaatgttttctgtgttttactgcCATCTCTCACCTGTAGAAGGTCATCATGCAGCCTGTGATAGTCATGTTCATGGGCACCTGGGCAGACATTCGGCCAATCACAAACATCTTCTCCCCAGTGTCGGGGTGAAAGGCTGAATCATAAATGTATTTTGCTCTCCACAGCTCATCTTCTGTCAAGCCAGGTGCCACAATACCTTGTCTTGGGGTAGGTTAAGAGACAAGACAACAGCAAAAAGCACAAGTGTTATAAAATGCTGCAAATGCCTGCGAGAAATGTGGCATCAGAGAATTTGGGGATGTTCACCCTAAGTGAATGGAGACTCTCAGATAGGTTGTAGAGATTCTTCAGCTTTTAAATGGATtggtgaaataaaaagaattaaaacaacCAGCAGTGGTTATGCTGGCTGAGTCTATTTACTCAAAGCTGCATTAGATTTTAGAGCTAAAATGTGGAGCCAAAATCTCTGAGGTCATTAGTGTGAAACGATGAAAATTCACTTTGAGAGTATTTAAGACACCAACTGCTCCAAATGCTATACATAAGAGAAGTTTTAAGCTTTGTTTTCATATTAACTCCCTTCAGAATTAGACTCTTCTGTATTTCAGAACCCTTAAGAGGGGCATAACTTCCCCATCCATTAGcaaatttgattaaaaataaaatggtttcaAGCTCTGAAGTGGGAATAAGCAGTTACAATTAATACAGTGTTTTaagtatttccttttaaatatatCACCATGTATTTAGCATTGACTTGGACTTTTTGGGGCCAGTAGTAGAAGCAGTCAATGTCATACCTGTAATCATGCAcaatttttcttgcattttccaGTGTGGCATTAGATAACAAAATATTCCTGGGGTCTGTGACAGTGAAGAAGTGATTGGCTCGTCCAACAAAAGTGCTTTGATCCCATCGAGGCTCCTTGATGTTAATATTTAATGGAATATCTGGAGCCATCTTCAAAAGCTCTGCCAAGAAAACATCAACATTTGCAATTCAAAATACCACTCATTTCCTAATGTATCTAGAACCTGCAAGATGAAAAGTGGCCACATTTAGAGTAAAAAACCCAGAGAACAAACACCAAGGAATTTGCAGAACAGGAGTTTAAAGAGGTAAATCTGCAGAAATGCTCCAATGTCCAGTGCCCCAAAATGTTTATACATTATTTATTACATTTGTACAGATACCTGAGCATGAGGCAGATGCAAAGGAAGCACAGAAATTTATTAATAAACAGACATACCAAACAACAATATATTAATCAGCAAGTGCTTTACTTCAGTGATGAATTATTGTTTGTTGAAAATAATGTATTGAAGGGAATGAGAAATCAACTATTTCAAGAGATGCCTTAAGTCCTATAAAGTGCAGTgacagatgaaatatttaataaaatccaGTTAACTTCTCAGACatagcaaaacaaaccaaaaattaggaaaccaatttattttaataaatgttgtTTCTCTAAATCCATGCTTTAACAAAACAGAGATTATATAATGCAACAATTGCTACATTATGAACACATGACCAGATCTCCTAATGATACTTCAAAGATGGTTAAAGAACTACAGTGAAGGACACTGAAGAGTTGTGCATTTATGGGGCATAAagctcagaaaagcaaaaattacttCAGGATGACTAAGTTTACTTCAACATCTAATGAAAAAAGGACAGTCCCTCCACAGCACAAGTATATGGATTTTAactttcttaaaagaaatttctgcaACATATTCAACaaccagtggaaaaaaaaaatcctcctccAAATAATGCTTGTTTCAAATGGCAGAAAGAAACTGGATCTATATAAAcccattttatatatttataaataaagatACAATtttagatgatctttaaggtccctcccaactcaaatcattctgtgactctatgaTATCAGAACACTAATAGATTTGGCAGGGGAACTgatcttttccccttttcccagtgACATTTCCCTCACTGTTAAGTTCATTATTGTAAGCACTGTTTATTAGTAGGATTATTTTCATCTGTACCTCTCTCAACCAGGCACGCTGCAGGATGAACACAGatcatggaaatgaaaaaagacTCAGGACAGATTTGGAGAACAGATTTTTCATGCACAGCATCTCAACAGGAGATGCTCCTTagtctcttttccttttcttagtACTTTGCTGTTAAAAAACACCCTCCTGCGAGCAGTGCTGTGTTGTGAATTAATGGTCCATCTTCTGGTCTAAAATGGGAACTGCTGGTTTTGCAAAGCCCTATGAAGGCAAGTGCACTCATTTCTTCAAACCCTCTTTTCCAccaaaataaagataaaaatcagGACATTAGGGCTGGTAACTTGTTCTGTGACTGCTTCCCTTATTTGCAGGAAAATTCAAGTGTAAATGTTTTCTAATTAAATTATCCGTTTCATTAAGAAAGATTAAAGCTGCTTTAGGATAGCTTTTGATAATCTGGTTAAAGCTGTCTAATGAATGCTGAATAAAGCAGTGCATCCATagaagcttttttctttcttttcattctggATAATTCTTTTCATTCTGATTAGAATATACACTACTGGGTTCTCTGGGAATTCCCTTTATTTACTTCTGATACCTCTGTTCACAAAGCCAAGTCCCTCAGTAATAACAATCTAAACATTAAGGATCTGCCTTCACTGCAGATGGCTCCATTCAGGATTGTTGCAGTCTGAAACAATCAGAAAAGGTGAATGCACAGAACACAGGAGATTAAACACCTTCACATTCTTTATCCCCTCCCCACTTTATCTACTCTATATCTGCTCTGATGATCCTTGACCCAGGTGAGCTGATGGAATTCACTACCTTGGCAGGAAACTAATGCAGCAGAGAGGTTGTACTGGAGGGAAAtaaagccctgcagctgcccagctggggtgacctgctgggggcagctctggagtcCTGCTGGACAGTGAGCTCTCCATGGCCAGCCTGCGTGTCCTGGTGACCCAGAGTGCCAGCAGGACCCTGGCGTGCATTGGGCAGAGCATTTGCAGCAGGTCAGGGGTgatgctgcctctctgctcaaCCCTTTGAGGCACCTCtggggtgctgtgtccagctctggatcctcaggacagggagctcctggagcacatccagcagaggctgcagagctgagaaagggactggagcatttctgtgcccaggaaaggctgagggagctggggctgctcagcctggagagtccctgggtgtccctgtgtgcagggaggtcagagcagggccaggctctgccctggggcccAGCAGTGGCACCACAGGAACGGGCAGGGactgagccaggagctgcccctgcacagGGGGCACaactctgccctgggcagtgcctgagcccTGGAACAGATTTCCCAGATGTTTCCatgcctctcctcctgctgttACCCATCCTAGCCAGACTCAGCTACCAGAGACAGGTCAGCACAGGTTTGGTCTCTCTTTCTCCTAGTAAATCTACAAAGCAGGCttagtgctgctgcagcagcaaaaagcaacatagcaggaaaatggaaaacatcCATTAATTCATGTGCTACAACAAAAAATCATGCTTGACATGTCTGTGACTGTTTAGAAAGATGGGAACAGAGAACATGGAGCTCACTATTACTAATCTTAATAAAGGACATTCAGTCCTGCATAGATggggggtggcacagctgcccaccCTGCAAAAGGGTTGAATCTCCTGTAAAAAGGGGTTTAAATTTTAGGTGACAGCTATTTAGGTACACAAAcccattttcttctctcagtgATGTGGCTGACTTGCCCTTTTAGCAGATAAGTAGGAACAATGC
It encodes:
- the SFXN1 gene encoding sideroflexin-1; this translates as MAPDIPLNINIKEPRWDQSTFVGRANHFFTVTDPRNILLSNATLENARKIVHDYRQGIVAPGLTEDELWRAKYIYDSAFHPDTGEKMFVIGRMSAQVPMNMTITGCMMTFYRTTPAVLFWQWVNQSFNAIVNYTNRSGDAPITVSQLGTAYVSATTGAVATALGLNSLAKRVSPLIGRFVPFAAVASANCINIPLMRQREIQFGIPVTDEDGKRLGDSSKAAQQAIAQVVISRILMAAPGMAIPPFIMNALEKKAFLKKFPWMSAPIQVGLVGFCLVFATPLCCALFPQKSSMSVSRLEPELQAKIRASCPGLERVYFNKGL